Proteins from one Pongo abelii isolate AG06213 chromosome 7, NHGRI_mPonAbe1-v2.0_pri, whole genome shotgun sequence genomic window:
- the AARD gene encoding alanine and arginine-rich domain-containing protein, translated as MGPGDFRRCRERLSQGLQGLPGRGELWFPPRPACGFLGDGRSTDIQEEALAASPLLEDLRRRLTHAFQWAVQRATSRRAQEAAAAAAREEQSWTRVEATLARLRAELVEMHFQNHQLSRTLLDLNMKVQQLKKEYELEITSDSQSPKDDAANPE; from the exons ATGGGCCCCGGGGACTTCCGCCGCTGCAGAGAGAGACTTTCCCAGGGGCTCCAGGGACTCCCAGGTAGAGGGGAGCTTTGGTTCCCACCTCGTCCCGCGTGCGGCTTCCTAGGGGACGGCAGGAGCACGGACATCCAGGAGGAGGCCCTGGCCGCCAGCCCGCTGCTGGAGGACCTCAGACGACGACTGACGCACGCCTTCCAGTGGGCGGTGCAGCGCGCGACCTCGAGGCGCGCGCAggaggcggcggcagcggcggcgcgGGAGGAGCAGAGCTGGACGCGCGTCGAGGCCACCCTGGCCAGGCTGCGGGCGGAGCTG gtGGAAATGCATTTCCAAAACCACCAGCTGTCTAGAACTTTACTGGACCTAAACATGAAAGTGCAGCAATTGAAAAAGGAGTATGAACTGGAAATTACATCAGACTCCCAAAGCCCAAAAGATGATGCTGCGAATCCGGAATAA